The DNA region ACATACAGCCACTGGACGAAGCCGCCCCGGAACTCGAGGCAACCGGTACGCCTTTTGCCCTCAAGCAGCAGGTGGCCGAACGTCTCGCTGCTCACCGCGCCCGCCACACCCAGCAATCCGCCGCACCCGCATCGCCCGCAGCCCACCCCACCGCGGCAAAACCCCGCGCCGCCCGCATCGCCGCCGCTGTAGCCGAGCGCTACGCCCACTCCCAAAGCTACCGTGCCTTCCTCGCCGCCGAGGCCGAACGCGCAATTCAAGAGGCCCACGCCGCCGCCGAAGTCGCTGCCCGCAGCGCCCAGGCCATCGCCGATGCGCAAAATGAACTGCTCGCCGAACTCGACCAATGGGAACTCACGGCCCCAACTCCGGCCTTAGGGCCGATGGCCGTTATCGAGAACAATGTTGCACCCGAGCCTCCAACGCAGGTTTCCAGTGCCGGCCTCACCGTCCGACTCTACGAAGACAGCACTCACTCCATCCCTGAGCCCTTCATTGGCCGCTACCAGCATCATCATCAAAGCCCCTTCGAGGAGATCGAAGAAGACGAGCGCCTCGCTCTCGAAGATGAGATCGCCTTCCGCCAGTCGCCCACATTTGAAGACCCGATAGCTCCGGTAGAGATTCCCGCCAACCTCATCGAGTTTCCCCGCCAGCTTGTCGCCCCTCGCCGCGCCCGTCCCCGCATCGCCGAGGGTCCCCTCCGCGACGAAGCCGAACATCCTCATGACCCTACGCAACTGCGCATCTTCGAGGTCGAGCCGACCCAGTTCTCCACCGCACCCGCAGCCGAGTCCGCCGAATCCATCATCCCCGAGTGGTCCTCCATCCTGCTCAGCGCTCGTCCTGCGTCCACCTATGCCGAGACGGAGAGCGCCAATCTCCCTTTCAACCCTGTCGTTCCCATTCACACCGCATCGCTCAGTCTCCGCCTGATGGCGGCTCTCGTCGACGGCTGCATCCTCCTCGCTGCCTTCCTCAGCTTCGCCGCGGTCTTCGCCCTAACCCTCGACAAGCTGTCCGGAGCGCCAGTCATCGGCACCATCACCCTTCAGACCGCCGCCATCGGCACCGCAGGCGTCCTGGCAATTCTGGCGCTTCTCTACCAGGCCGTCTTTTTCACCTTCTCCGAGGCCACCCCGGGAATGCGTTACGCCCGTATCGCCTTCTGCACCCTCAACGACGAAAACCCCACCCGTGCCGCCATGCGCCGCCGCATCTTCGCCGCAGTCCTTTCTGCCTGCCCTCTGGGCATCGGCTTCCTCTGGGCATGGCTCGACGACGACGGCTTAGGCTGGCATGACCGCATCTCCCGGATCTACCAGCGCAGCTACTAGCCCAAACAACCCATAAACCGAGTGCCTCATGTCCTGCTTTTGGAACATGGGCTTTGTGCTATCCAAGCGGCGGTCCGGTAAACTCCTCCCAACCGCCTATCAGGTCTCAGGAGCGTTATGAACCGTCGTAAGTTCGGCAAATTGATTGCCGCAACCGCATTGCAGGGAACTCTCCTTCGCGCGGAAGCCCAAATAGCGGCACCCTCGGCGTCGGCACCCAGATTTTCCTGCGAGATTGGCATGCTGAAGCTCCCCTCCTTCGATCGTTGCATCGAAGTAGTCGCCGAGGCGGGTTATCAAGGGGTAGAGCTGACTGGCTATTTCCAGGAGTGGACGCCAGAGGAGCAACGCCGCCTCATGGCGAAGATGCGTTCGTTGGGCGTGATGATCGACATGTTGAGCGGTCTTCAGGCCAGCTTTGCCATTCCCAACCAGGCGGAGGAGTTTGTGACAAAAGTGCGGGAACATTGCCATGTTGCCAACGGGCTGGGGTGTCCGCAGATCAACATCAAATCCGGCAAACGGCTCGAAGGTGTGGCTCCGGAGGCGCAGATGGCGGCCGCTGTAGACAACCTCAAACGGGCTTCCGACGTTGCCGCCGAGAACGGGATCAATATTGTGATCGAACCAATCGATCTGATCGAAAATCCCACGATTTTCCTTACATCGGTGCAGGAAGGATTCGAGATCGTGCGCGCAGTCAACAGCCCCAACGTCAAGGTGCTGTACGACTTCTACCATGAGCAACGAGCCGGGGGAAACCTGATCGAAAAACTCGAAAAAAACATCGAGTGGGTCGGTCTGGTCCACATCGCCGACGTTCCTGGACGGCATGAGCCGGGAACGGGCGAGATCGACTACACAAATATCTACCGCGCCCTGGGAAGGTTGCACTATAACCGCTTCATCGGGATGGAGTACAGCCCAACCACCGATCCCGTCGCCTCGCTTCGCAAGTCGAGAATGGAAGCACAGCAAGCGATGGCCTCGGTTTAGAGCAGAATGCCCGTTAGTGTAGAGTTTTTTCCTGCTCTGCCAAAGGCCGGAGTGCAGTCCAAAGACACAACGCCAGACCTATTGCCTTTGCTTCTCGCCCGCATACCTACAGACATTCAAAAACATTAGCAAAGCGCTTGGCAACAATCTGCATGCGCAACCTTCTCTAACTTGATTGAATCGTAAGGATTTACGTGACGGGCCTGCCCGTGGGAACGAAGGGGTTTCAGAAAGCGAACGTCATCCCCGTTGACCCTCCCCAAAGAACGCGATACACTTCTTAAGTTTGGCGCTGTAACTCGTGTGTCTCGATTCTGGGTTACAGGGACGACCGGCTTGAGTCTGCAATATTGCGACGATTCAGCCAGTTGGCTTGATGCAGTGCTCCTGTATTCGCCCCATGCAGCACAATCTATGTGAAGAAGCGCCAGCGTTCCAACGCACGCTTGAGGTTTTAGCTATGTACGCAGTCATCCGCACAGGCGGCAAGCAGTACCGGGTTGCCCCAGGCGACAAATTGAAGATTGAAACCACCGCCCACGAAAACGGCACCGTAGAATTTTCCGACATCGTCGCAATCAGCGGCGAAGCAGGGAAGTTCGAGTCCGAGCTGTCTGGAGCGAAGGTTCTCGCCTCCGTCCTCGGCGAAGGCCGTGGCGACAAGATCCTCGTCTTCAAGCTAAAGCGCAAGAAGCAGTACAAGAAGATGCAGGGCCACCGCCAGAATTTCGTGGAAGTCAAAATCAACGAGATTCAGTTCAACGGTAAAAGCTTCAAAGAAGAAGCAAAATAAGCAGCTCACCCAGTTGCTCACAGTTCAGATTTCATGCGCGAATGCCTGAGGGCCGCGCGAAAGAGGCAATGCAATGGCACATAAAAAAGGCTTAGGCTCTTCTAAAAACGGCCGCGACTCAAACGCACAACGGCTCGGCGTTAAGCGCTTCGGCGGCGAAACCGTCACTGGCGGCTCCATCCTCGTCCGCCAGCGTGGAACACCGCTCAAGCCCGGCGCAAACGTAGGCCGCGGTAAGGACGACACCCTCTTTGCCAAGATCGACGGCGTGGTCCGCTTTCAGGACCGCGGCCAGATCGGTCGTTTCGTATCGGTCGATCCTATCGCCGTCTCGGCATAGCAATTCGGCAGCAATAGAAAGCCCTGCTTTGGCAGGGCTTTTCCGCGTTCCTCCGACATTATTCTGTCGCAACGACCACCGGCTTGCCCTTCTCATTCAGCCCGATCCGCGCCATCGGCGTCCGATGGTCATGCGTAAACAGGACCAGCCACTTCTCCGGGATCGCCCGCTGATAGAACCGCTTCCGCTGGACGATAGTCTCCAGCGGATCGAGGTCGTAGCCCATCACCCAGGTAATATCCAGGTGGGCGCTGGTTGGGATCAGGTCTGAGATGTAGCACGCATGCCCTGTCCCCGACTCGATGTGGACACCCATCATCTGCGCGGTGTGGCCCGGAAAAAGTTCAACGCGAACCCCCGGACAGATCAGCATGTCGTGGCCATCGATTAGCGTCATCTGTCCAGACTCGATAAGCGGGTCGTAATTCGGCGAAAGATAGCTCACACGGTCACGCTCCAGTTGAAGGTGTCCATGTTCCACCTCGCCACGATGCGCAAAATACCGCGCGTTCGGAAACGTCGGCGTCACCGAGCCATCTGCCTGAAGAGTCGTGTTCCAGCCGCAATGGTCGAAGTGAAGATGGGTATTGACGACAAAGTCCACTTCTTCGACCGTGATTCCAGCCGCCGCGAGTGAAGCAGGTAGAAGCTCCTGGTTTTCATAGATCTCGCGCAGCTTCGCCGGCTGTTTGTTGCCGATCCCTGTCTCGATCACGACCGTATGTTTACCAGTCCGCACGACGACAGTGTTCAGCCCAAGCTGAATGCAGTTCCGCTCATCAGCAGCAACCCGTTTCTGCCAGAGCATCTTGGGCACAACGCCAAACATAGCCCCGCCGTCGAGTTTGTACGTTCCATCCGTGCAAACCGTCAGCTCAAAGTCGCCAACCTGCGTTCGCGCCCGTACCAGATCAACATCAGCCGTCTGCATAAATGTCCTCTCATTCCATCGTAATGGGAGGAACGGCTGTTTGCAGTTAGGCAGACGGAGCGGAAGTCCCGGGGTCCGCGTTGGCGGGTCGCGCCTCAGAGGCTGCAGCAATAAGATCCGCAGTCATTGCCGAGGCAGGCTGCTTACGCTGAAAACATTGACGACAAAGCACAGGCCGCCCTTGTGTCGGCTTGAAAGGAACAGTTGTCTCCACGCCACACTCTGAGCATTGAGTGCGTGTTTCGGTACGTGCCAGTACGGCCGAAGAAGGACTTGCGCCTGGGCGCAAGGACGCGACACCCGCCCGCTTGAATTTGCAGGGTTTACAGCGCTTGGGGTCGTTCTTGAATTGTTTGTCGAAGAAGAAGAGTTGTTCGCCGGCGGTGAAGATGAATTCACCACCACAATCTGCGCATGTCAAAAGTCTATCTACGAATTCCATAGCCGCTTCTCCCGTCTTGCGGAAAAAGGGTGAATACCCGTAGGCAGGGGTTATTGCGAGGCCAACGGGCGCTCAACCTTGTTCATAATCTTTCCTTGCAGGATGTATAGGGGCCCGTGCTTCGAGTTTTGAACGAATTGATGTTTTCCGGTCACGGTGAGCCGCTGCGCAGGTTCTCTCTGCCGGAGTACCAGTCCAATGGCGGGAGTCCATCTTCTGGTGGTTGTGGTTTCAGGTGGCCGTCCGCAGCTTGAGAGTTGGGACGGCCTGACCTAGTTTAGGGAGCGATTAATCCTGCTCCTTGCGGACCTTCTTGCGATTGCGCTTGCGTGCGAGCGCTTCTTTTACGCGCTTCTTTTCACCTGGTTTCAGATAAAAGGAGTGACGCTTGACTTCCTTGATAATGTCTTCGGTCTGCACCTTGCGCTTAAAGCGGCGCAGAGCATTTTCAAGGGGTTCGCCTTCTTGTACTCGAACCTCTGCCAAGAAAAATACACCTCCAAACAGTCCCGGATTGGGAAATATATCCCGGGTGGGATACATATATATACCAGAATACCCTAATTTGGAAATTTATTTATAGAGAGGTTGAGAACCTTATATGGCGGACAGATCGAATATTGATTCGTAGTGAGACCATATAGCAGCCCCGTAAAATGGAAACAGGAGATAGAGACCATGGCTCGTGAGATTGAATGGACAGATTCGGAAGAGATTGGAATTCAATTGCAGGAGAAGTTTCCGGATACCGATCCTTATACTGTTCGGTTTACCGAC from Edaphobacter paludis includes:
- a CDS encoding RDD family protein; its protein translation is MSSAQLDIQPLDEAAPELEATGTPFALKQQVAERLAAHRARHTQQSAAPASPAAHPTAAKPRAARIAAAVAERYAHSQSYRAFLAAEAERAIQEAHAAAEVAARSAQAIADAQNELLAELDQWELTAPTPALGPMAVIENNVAPEPPTQVSSAGLTVRLYEDSTHSIPEPFIGRYQHHHQSPFEEIEEDERLALEDEIAFRQSPTFEDPIAPVEIPANLIEFPRQLVAPRRARPRIAEGPLRDEAEHPHDPTQLRIFEVEPTQFSTAPAAESAESIIPEWSSILLSARPASTYAETESANLPFNPVVPIHTASLSLRLMAALVDGCILLAAFLSFAAVFALTLDKLSGAPVIGTITLQTAAIGTAGVLAILALLYQAVFFTFSEATPGMRYARIAFCTLNDENPTRAAMRRRIFAAVLSACPLGIGFLWAWLDDDGLGWHDRISRIYQRSY
- a CDS encoding TIM barrel protein, with the translated sequence MNRRKFGKLIAATALQGTLLRAEAQIAAPSASAPRFSCEIGMLKLPSFDRCIEVVAEAGYQGVELTGYFQEWTPEEQRRLMAKMRSLGVMIDMLSGLQASFAIPNQAEEFVTKVREHCHVANGLGCPQINIKSGKRLEGVAPEAQMAAAVDNLKRASDVAAENGINIVIEPIDLIENPTIFLTSVQEGFEIVRAVNSPNVKVLYDFYHEQRAGGNLIEKLEKNIEWVGLVHIADVPGRHEPGTGEIDYTNIYRALGRLHYNRFIGMEYSPTTDPVASLRKSRMEAQQAMASV
- the rplU gene encoding 50S ribosomal protein L21 produces the protein MYAVIRTGGKQYRVAPGDKLKIETTAHENGTVEFSDIVAISGEAGKFESELSGAKVLASVLGEGRGDKILVFKLKRKKQYKKMQGHRQNFVEVKINEIQFNGKSFKEEAK
- the rpmA gene encoding 50S ribosomal protein L27, encoding MAHKKGLGSSKNGRDSNAQRLGVKRFGGETVTGGSILVRQRGTPLKPGANVGRGKDDTLFAKIDGVVRFQDRGQIGRFVSVDPIAVSA
- a CDS encoding MBL fold metallo-hydrolase, yielding MQTADVDLVRARTQVGDFELTVCTDGTYKLDGGAMFGVVPKMLWQKRVAADERNCIQLGLNTVVVRTGKHTVVIETGIGNKQPAKLREIYENQELLPASLAAAGITVEEVDFVVNTHLHFDHCGWNTTLQADGSVTPTFPNARYFAHRGEVEHGHLQLERDRVSYLSPNYDPLIESGQMTLIDGHDMLICPGVRVELFPGHTAQMMGVHIESGTGHACYISDLIPTSAHLDITWVMGYDLDPLETIVQRKRFYQRAIPEKWLVLFTHDHRTPMARIGLNEKGKPVVVATE
- a CDS encoding zinc-ribbon domain containing protein, translated to MEFVDRLLTCADCGGEFIFTAGEQLFFFDKQFKNDPKRCKPCKFKRAGVASLRPGASPSSAVLARTETRTQCSECGVETTVPFKPTQGRPVLCRQCFQRKQPASAMTADLIAAASEARPANADPGTSAPSA
- the rpsU gene encoding 30S ribosomal protein S21 produces the protein MAEVRVQEGEPLENALRRFKRKVQTEDIIKEVKRHSFYLKPGEKKRVKEALARKRNRKKVRKEQD